A stretch of the Mycolicibacterium celeriflavum genome encodes the following:
- a CDS encoding SIR2 family NAD-dependent protein deacylase, whose amino-acid sequence MDGHLFIINGDLTRVACDAVLVPTDNTFEIEPTWHRLIEDRNEIPTSWDSRNVIPLSKRHRMPRVWLGNIGQFGDQSDFSVFAPVVKEFVAQATRDPRDDPERERIYTWPLRRLAVNVVGSGKGGGRGTKGKLALGLVKTLTELAHTHEVDIILVTYGDRPYAAAQWARRKYLDNANASDTWPLREELISKADELAKDAIEHQLVLFIGAGVSAGAGVDTWKGLLESMAEEANFTYKERELLAKKDLRDQATLIESALRDTSNSFKKRVADRIGEKTRYSLAHGLLASLPSKEAVTTNFDKLFEDAAAVSGNGIAVLPRDPRKTDGRLLLKLHGSIDDHRGMILTRSDYLRMPRQYGALMGLVQGLLMMRKMVFVGYSLSDEDFHELLDEVRAARGDSVDGVGRGTVLTLRDDPLERKLWQQDLDTVPMVIGEIDKDDFPWAARQLELFLDLVGYLATTSAAFFLDESYADLTESESELLTPLNELVRMTAHSAPRTVGSQVKEFLSRLGAN is encoded by the coding sequence ATGGATGGCCACCTCTTCATCATCAACGGCGACCTAACCAGGGTCGCGTGCGACGCCGTGCTGGTTCCGACCGACAACACGTTTGAAATTGAACCCACGTGGCATCGCCTGATCGAGGACAGGAACGAAATCCCCACGTCCTGGGACAGCCGGAATGTCATTCCGCTCAGCAAACGGCACCGTATGCCGCGCGTGTGGCTGGGGAACATTGGTCAGTTTGGTGATCAATCGGACTTTTCAGTATTCGCTCCAGTCGTCAAAGAGTTCGTCGCACAGGCGACTCGCGATCCGCGTGACGACCCAGAGCGGGAACGTATCTACACCTGGCCGCTGCGGCGCCTCGCGGTCAACGTGGTCGGTTCGGGGAAGGGGGGTGGCCGGGGAACGAAGGGCAAGCTAGCACTGGGTCTCGTCAAGACCTTGACCGAACTGGCCCATACGCACGAGGTCGACATCATCCTCGTCACCTACGGCGACAGGCCCTATGCGGCCGCGCAGTGGGCACGCCGCAAGTACCTCGACAATGCCAATGCATCCGATACCTGGCCACTACGTGAGGAGCTGATATCGAAGGCGGACGAGTTAGCGAAAGACGCCATCGAGCACCAATTGGTGCTCTTCATCGGTGCGGGCGTAAGCGCCGGCGCGGGCGTCGACACTTGGAAGGGCTTGCTGGAAAGTATGGCCGAAGAGGCCAACTTCACCTACAAGGAGCGTGAACTCCTCGCCAAGAAGGATCTGCGGGATCAAGCGACGCTGATCGAATCCGCATTGCGCGACACGAGCAACAGTTTCAAGAAGCGCGTCGCGGATCGCATCGGCGAAAAGACGCGCTACTCGTTGGCGCACGGCTTGCTCGCTTCCTTGCCGAGCAAGGAAGCAGTGACCACCAACTTCGACAAGTTGTTTGAGGATGCCGCCGCGGTCTCCGGCAACGGCATAGCCGTCCTGCCCCGTGATCCTCGCAAGACCGATGGACGGTTACTGCTCAAACTGCACGGCAGTATCGATGACCACAGAGGCATGATCCTCACCCGATCCGATTACCTTAGGATGCCGCGTCAATACGGCGCCCTGATGGGACTGGTCCAAGGCCTACTCATGATGCGCAAGATGGTCTTTGTAGGCTATTCACTGAGCGACGAGGATTTCCACGAGCTCCTGGATGAGGTGCGGGCCGCCCGTGGCGACAGCGTCGATGGAGTTGGGCGTGGAACTGTACTCACGTTGCGTGACGACCCGCTCGAGCGGAAGCTCTGGCAGCAGGACCTCGATACTGTGCCGATGGTGATCGGTGAAATTGATAAGGATGATTTCCCTTGGGCAGCGAGGCAACTCGAGCTATTCCTCGACCTCGTCGGCTACCTAGCTACCACGTCGGCGGCCTTCTTTCTCGACGAGTCATACGCTGACCTCACCGAGAGTGAATCTGAGTTGCTTACGCCGCTCAACGAGCTAGTCAGAATGACCGCGCACAGTGCGCCTCGCACGGTCGGAAGCCAGGTGAAGGAGTTCCTGTCTAGATTAGGTGCCAACTAG
- a CDS encoding NUDIX hydrolase, whose amino-acid sequence MSDHVYRDTSGKTLADYPRPSVAVDTAVLTLEPRVGLMVLEVRRPHQPGWALPGTFHHEGELLADAVDRSLRDKANVRGLHPRQLHVFDDPHRDDRGWVLSVAHVDVVRLEQLESRFADTTRLVPIETPGRLPYDHADIITLAVEHIRSRYSDRPDPDGLLGHEFTLRELRIAHEAVAGHTLQRDTFRRAMEPHLEPTGTTTAGTRGRPAELFRRR is encoded by the coding sequence ATGAGCGATCACGTCTACCGAGACACCAGTGGGAAAACGCTGGCCGACTATCCGCGACCATCGGTCGCTGTCGACACGGCAGTTCTCACACTCGAGCCCCGAGTTGGCCTTATGGTGCTCGAGGTGCGCCGCCCGCACCAACCCGGCTGGGCCCTGCCTGGCACGTTTCATCACGAGGGCGAATTGCTCGCCGACGCGGTTGACCGATCGCTGCGCGACAAGGCGAATGTGCGCGGGCTGCACCCGCGGCAACTCCACGTGTTCGACGATCCGCACCGCGACGACCGTGGCTGGGTGCTGTCGGTGGCCCACGTCGATGTGGTGCGTCTCGAACAACTCGAGTCGCGGTTCGCCGACACCACCCGCTTGGTGCCCATTGAAACCCCGGGGCGGCTGCCCTACGACCACGCCGACATCATCACGCTCGCAGTCGAACACATCCGATCGAGATACTCGGATAGGCCCGACCCCGATGGTCTGCTCGGCCACGAGTTCACCCTCCGAGAGCTGCGGATCGCGCACGAAGCCGTCGCCGGCCACACCTTGCAGCGCGACACCTTCCGGCGCGCAATGGAACCGCATCTGGAGCCGACGGGCACCACAACGGCGGGCACCCGGGGCCGTCCCGCTGAGCTGTTTCGAAGGCGCTGA
- a CDS encoding MMPL/RND family transporter: MSQHVAERPTSTDRVAKWIRRLCVPIVLFWLAVAALTNVFVPPLEEVGEEHNVALSSPDSPSLQAFQRIGEVFHEFDTDSAAMVVLEGDQPLGAEAHAYYDELVKRFNEDTRHVQHVQDFWGDPLTAAGSQSADGKAAYVQVFLMGNQGEALSLESVDALRDIIAKTPAPPGIQAYVTGAAAQVADQFEVGSEGTVLVTVLTVVVIAVMLLIVYRSPVTMIIALITVLIEMAAARGIVSFLANSGVIGLSTYSTNILTLLVIAAGTDYVIFLLGRYHERRNEGMDREAAFYDMYRGTAHVIIGSGLTIAGAVACLHFTRLPYFQSLGIPSAIGVLVALAASLTLAPAVLVVGSRFGLLEPKRKTAKRGWRRIGTAIVRWPAPIMVATLVIALVGLLSLMGYKVSYDDSRYMPASAPSNMGYDAAERHFTRARLNPELLMIESDHDLRNPTDMILLERVAKAVFHTDGVAQVQSITRPLGTPLDHTSIPFQISAQSAAQINNLPFQQARADDMLRQVAVINDSINILRQQHALQQQSSAITHEQSEAFAQTVATAQDLRDKIATFDDFFRPMRNYFYWEPHCYNIPICWAMRSLFDALDGINELTDQLASVSGSIAKLDELQPKLLALIPPQIESQETNRDLTMTNHATTSGLYDQTAAALENSTELGAAYDASDTDDTFYLPPEAFSNPEFVRGMKLFMSPDGKAARMIITHDVDPATPEGISHIEAIRHSAMEAVKGTPLAGSKIYIGGTASTFKDIADMAKYDLIIAGIAAMALILLIMMFITRSLVAALVIVGTVALSLGASFGLSVLLWQHILGIELYWVVLLIAVTLLLAVGSDYNLLLVSRFKEEIHAGINTGIIRSMAGSGSVVTAAGLVFAFTMASFIFADLRVLGQVGTTIALGLLFDTLIVRSFMTPSIAALLGRWFWWPVVVRQRPVPQKFGDGNTRQMSLF; encoded by the coding sequence ATGAGCCAACATGTCGCCGAACGCCCGACGTCGACCGATCGGGTCGCCAAGTGGATTCGCCGGCTGTGCGTGCCGATCGTGTTGTTCTGGCTCGCCGTCGCCGCCCTGACGAACGTGTTCGTGCCGCCGCTCGAAGAGGTCGGCGAAGAACACAATGTGGCGCTGAGCTCCCCCGATTCGCCGTCGCTGCAAGCGTTTCAGCGCATCGGTGAGGTGTTTCACGAGTTCGACACCGACAGCGCGGCGATGGTGGTGCTCGAAGGTGACCAGCCTCTCGGCGCCGAGGCTCACGCCTATTACGACGAACTGGTCAAACGGTTCAACGAGGACACCAGGCACGTCCAGCACGTGCAGGACTTCTGGGGTGATCCGCTCACCGCCGCCGGATCGCAGAGCGCTGACGGCAAGGCCGCCTACGTCCAGGTGTTTCTCATGGGCAACCAGGGCGAGGCGCTGTCGTTGGAGTCCGTCGACGCGCTGCGTGACATCATCGCCAAAACTCCTGCACCACCGGGCATCCAGGCCTACGTCACCGGCGCGGCCGCCCAGGTCGCCGATCAGTTCGAGGTTGGTAGTGAAGGCACCGTGTTGGTCACGGTGTTGACCGTCGTGGTGATCGCGGTGATGCTGCTGATCGTCTACCGCTCACCGGTCACGATGATCATCGCGCTCATCACGGTGCTGATCGAGATGGCCGCGGCACGGGGCATCGTCTCGTTCCTTGCGAACTCCGGAGTCATTGGCCTGTCGACGTATTCGACCAACATCTTGACGCTGTTGGTCATCGCTGCCGGCACCGACTATGTCATTTTCCTGCTCGGCCGCTACCACGAGCGACGCAACGAAGGCATGGACCGCGAGGCCGCCTTCTACGACATGTACCGGGGAACGGCGCACGTGATCATCGGCTCGGGTTTGACCATCGCCGGCGCCGTGGCCTGCCTTCACTTCACCCGCCTTCCATACTTCCAGAGCCTCGGAATCCCGTCCGCGATCGGTGTTCTCGTCGCGCTGGCCGCGTCGTTGACGCTGGCACCCGCGGTGCTGGTGGTGGGCAGCCGGTTCGGTCTGCTGGAGCCCAAACGCAAAACCGCCAAGCGGGGATGGCGGCGGATCGGCACGGCGATTGTCCGGTGGCCCGCGCCGATCATGGTCGCCACACTGGTGATCGCATTGGTAGGACTTCTGTCGCTGATGGGCTACAAGGTCAGTTACGACGACAGCCGCTATATGCCGGCCAGTGCCCCGTCCAATATGGGTTACGACGCCGCGGAGCGCCACTTCACAAGGGCGCGTTTGAATCCCGAACTGCTGATGATCGAAAGCGACCACGATCTGCGCAATCCCACCGACATGATCCTGTTGGAACGGGTGGCCAAGGCGGTATTTCATACTGATGGCGTCGCGCAGGTGCAGTCGATCACGCGGCCGCTGGGCACGCCGCTGGACCACACGTCGATCCCGTTCCAGATCAGCGCGCAGAGCGCGGCGCAGATCAACAACCTGCCGTTCCAGCAGGCCCGCGCCGACGACATGCTCCGGCAGGTGGCCGTCATCAACGACTCGATCAACATCCTGCGCCAGCAGCACGCGCTGCAGCAGCAGTCCAGCGCGATCACCCACGAGCAGAGCGAGGCGTTTGCGCAGACGGTCGCCACGGCGCAGGATCTGCGCGACAAGATCGCCACGTTCGACGACTTCTTCCGGCCGATGCGTAACTATTTCTATTGGGAGCCACACTGTTACAACATTCCGATCTGCTGGGCGATGCGGTCGCTGTTCGACGCGCTCGACGGCATCAACGAGCTGACCGATCAGTTGGCGAGCGTGTCGGGCAGCATCGCCAAACTCGATGAGCTGCAGCCGAAGCTGCTTGCGCTGATCCCGCCGCAGATCGAATCGCAGGAGACGAACCGCGATCTGACGATGACGAACCATGCCACCACGTCTGGTCTTTACGATCAGACCGCGGCGGCGCTGGAGAATTCGACGGAGTTGGGTGCGGCGTATGACGCGTCGGACACCGACGATACGTTCTACCTACCGCCGGAGGCGTTCAGCAACCCGGAGTTCGTCCGTGGGATGAAGCTGTTCATGTCGCCCGACGGCAAGGCGGCGCGGATGATCATCACGCATGACGTCGATCCGGCGACGCCCGAAGGGATTTCGCATATCGAGGCGATCAGGCATTCGGCGATGGAGGCGGTCAAGGGAACGCCGTTGGCGGGGTCGAAGATCTACATCGGCGGAACGGCGTCCACCTTCAAGGACATTGCCGACATGGCGAAATACGACCTGATCATCGCGGGGATCGCAGCGATGGCGCTCATCCTGCTGATCATGATGTTCATCACGAGAAGCCTCGTTGCCGCGCTCGTGATCGTGGGCACCGTGGCGTTGTCGTTGGGCGCGTCATTTGGCTTGTCGGTCTTGTTGTGGCAACACATCTTAGGCATCGAGTTGTATTGGGTGGTACTGCTGATCGCGGTGACACTGCTGCTAGCGGTGGGGTCGGACTACAACCTGCTACTGGTCTCCCGGTTCAAGGAGGAGATCCACGCCGGCATCAACACGGGCATCATCCGGTCGATGGCGGGCAGCGGCTCGGTGGTGACGGCGGCGGGCCTGGTGTTCGCCTTCACGATGGCGTCGTTCATCTTCGCCGATCTGCGGGTGCTCGGCCAGGTCGGCACGACGATCGCGTTGGGCTTGCTGTTCGACACCCTGATTGTGCGGTCGTTCATGACGCCGTCGATCGCCGCGCTGCTCGGGCGGTGGTTCTGGTGGCCGGTGGTGGTGCGGCAGCGGCCGGTGCCGCAGAAGTTCGGTGACGGGAACACGCGACAGATGTCGTTGTTCTAG
- a CDS encoding serpin family protein, which yields MTNTWPACGRCGSTTLHRRAFGMPTPELFEEADRRPDLTLGGCVVMEGAWTAECMTCGQREVIGRYDDSVWTTSTRPDTAGLITAYAASTRQSLDTALTPAISYLGLWLLLARFAPVATSAHRARLAEALGVSCEEAAALAAGLLDAPHPTVSAALGAWSRSPATATLPVALDELPDQAGLDRWAFEHTRGLIERFPLQVDPLTQLVLATALVLQARWTAVLGTDENGLLVLDGGLQTIVDTSAAGLVAVAKPFSEDGVDVVSVIAAPGVSPTDVWLAVDEVVAKLNEGALWHGASPGGVPSDGHAWTVRETTEAFDSWDAPGDGDYLWRSHLPRWDAFVDDSALTAAPGVVELAASLREAVPGLEGPIQCLQAATAAYDENGFEAAAVTALGMVTGEPQFVERTIHRVDVTFDRPHAVVAVARGGAWEGVPLFHCWVTPKQPAGR from the coding sequence ATGACGAATACGTGGCCCGCTTGCGGCCGATGCGGATCGACCACCCTGCACCGCAGGGCGTTTGGCATGCCCACCCCGGAGTTGTTCGAGGAGGCAGACCGCCGACCGGATCTCACGCTGGGCGGGTGCGTCGTGATGGAGGGCGCCTGGACGGCCGAGTGCATGACGTGCGGTCAGCGTGAAGTCATTGGCCGGTACGACGATTCGGTGTGGACGACGTCGACCCGTCCGGACACCGCCGGCCTCATCACCGCGTACGCGGCGTCGACGCGGCAGTCACTGGACACAGCGCTGACGCCAGCCATCTCCTACCTTGGGTTGTGGCTGTTGCTCGCCCGCTTCGCGCCCGTCGCGACAAGTGCGCACCGCGCCCGACTGGCCGAGGCGCTCGGCGTGTCCTGCGAGGAAGCCGCCGCGCTGGCCGCCGGCCTGCTCGACGCGCCGCATCCAACCGTCTCCGCGGCGCTCGGCGCTTGGTCGCGCTCCCCGGCGACGGCGACGCTGCCTGTCGCGCTCGACGAGCTGCCCGACCAGGCGGGGCTGGACCGCTGGGCATTCGAGCACACCCGCGGCCTCATCGAGCGGTTCCCGTTACAGGTCGACCCGTTGACCCAGCTCGTCTTGGCCACCGCGCTGGTCCTGCAGGCGCGGTGGACGGCGGTATTGGGCACCGACGAGAACGGGCTGCTTGTGCTCGATGGTGGGCTGCAGACCATTGTCGACACGAGTGCCGCGGGACTTGTCGCCGTCGCCAAACCGTTCAGCGAGGACGGTGTCGACGTCGTCAGCGTCATTGCTGCACCGGGTGTTTCGCCGACCGATGTGTGGCTTGCTGTCGATGAGGTCGTCGCCAAGCTCAACGAGGGCGCACTGTGGCACGGTGCATCGCCCGGCGGGGTTCCGTCAGACGGCCACGCTTGGACCGTCCGCGAGACAACTGAGGCATTCGATTCGTGGGATGCACCCGGCGACGGCGATTATCTCTGGCGCAGTCATCTGCCGCGCTGGGACGCCTTCGTCGACGACAGCGCACTCACCGCCGCTCCCGGGGTGGTGGAGCTCGCCGCGTCACTGAGAGAGGCTGTGCCCGGACTCGAAGGTCCGATCCAGTGCCTGCAGGCCGCCACGGCCGCCTACGACGAGAACGGTTTCGAGGCCGCCGCCGTCACAGCCTTGGGGATGGTGACGGGCGAGCCGCAGTTCGTCGAGCGCACCATCCACCGTGTCGATGTCACCTTCGACCGCCCGCATGCCGTCGTCGCGGTCGCCCGCGGCGGTGCCTGGGAGGGCGTGCCGCTGTTCCACTGCTGGGTCACGCCGAAACAGCCGGCCGGGCGTTAG
- a CDS encoding MmpS family transport accessory protein codes for MQRVSIGSRLMRHWMLLVAVLVVAVAGFAVYRLNGIFGSDDVTSTPDNSANEIVPFNPKHVVMEVFGPPGTVATITYTDIDAQPQRVDDAALPWVYDATTTQPAVFVNVSAQGDSDSIGCRIRIDDVVKDERTVNALNAYTYCLDKSG; via the coding sequence ATGCAGCGGGTTTCGATCGGAAGCCGATTGATGCGGCATTGGATGCTTCTGGTGGCGGTGTTGGTCGTCGCCGTGGCGGGTTTCGCGGTCTACCGACTGAACGGGATCTTCGGCTCGGACGACGTCACGTCGACGCCGGATAACTCCGCGAACGAGATCGTCCCGTTCAACCCGAAGCACGTCGTCATGGAGGTGTTCGGTCCCCCAGGCACGGTCGCGACCATCACCTACACCGACATCGACGCCCAACCACAGCGGGTCGACGACGCGGCTCTCCCCTGGGTCTACGACGCGACCACCACTCAACCGGCCGTCTTCGTCAATGTCTCCGCACAGGGCGACAGCGACTCCATCGGCTGCCGAATCAGGATCGACGACGTCGTCAAGGACGAGAGAACGGTCAACGCGTTGAACGCATACACCTACTGCTTGGACAAGTCCGGATGA
- a CDS encoding ADP-ribosylglycohydrolase family protein → MSAFNDRVEGVLLGTAAGDALGAPYEFKPPRGPELEVAMAGGGGWEPGEWTDDTSMAIAIAEVAATGADLRTASAQDAIVQRWYDWSRTAKDVGIQTSSVLRAAARGGAITAARARAESEKHHQRSGRSGGNGALMRTAPVALAYLDDEDAMAEAARAIAELTHFEADAGEACVLWCSGIRHAVLTGKLDVRIGLRHIEPGRRELWAKRLDDAESARPASFPNNGWVVTALQAAWSAIATTPVPVDDPEAGRFRADHLRLALDAAVRAGYDTDTVAAIAGGLLGAAYGASAVPGAWRRLLHGWPGMYAHGLVALATGIERKGEPDGFDFSYPGSPVDTFARHPYDDRVLLGGIGVLRNLPNDVDAVVSLCRLTDEDMRTDMPHIEVRLIDQPDSDENPHLDFMLLDTVRLVEKLRHEGRTVLVHCVGAYSRTPTVAALYGSRLRAVDVEEAVRDVTAALPGAHPNRAFREALRRLQYAV, encoded by the coding sequence ATGAGTGCTTTCAACGATCGGGTCGAGGGTGTGCTGCTGGGAACAGCAGCAGGGGATGCGCTCGGAGCGCCATACGAGTTCAAGCCGCCGCGCGGACCCGAACTCGAGGTGGCGATGGCGGGCGGCGGCGGTTGGGAGCCCGGCGAATGGACCGATGACACGTCGATGGCGATTGCGATCGCGGAAGTCGCTGCGACGGGAGCAGATCTGCGCACTGCGTCAGCGCAGGACGCGATTGTGCAGCGGTGGTACGACTGGTCCCGGACGGCCAAAGACGTGGGCATCCAGACGAGTTCGGTGCTCAGGGCAGCCGCTCGTGGTGGCGCCATCACGGCGGCGCGCGCTCGCGCCGAGTCGGAGAAACACCATCAGCGCAGTGGTCGCAGCGGGGGCAATGGCGCCCTGATGCGCACGGCGCCGGTGGCGCTGGCGTATCTCGACGATGAGGATGCGATGGCCGAGGCCGCGCGCGCGATAGCCGAGTTGACCCATTTCGAGGCTGATGCCGGCGAGGCATGCGTGTTGTGGTGTAGCGGGATCCGGCACGCGGTGCTGACGGGAAAACTCGATGTTCGAATCGGCCTGCGCCACATCGAGCCCGGACGTCGCGAGCTGTGGGCGAAGCGTCTCGACGACGCCGAATCGGCGCGTCCCGCGTCCTTCCCGAACAACGGGTGGGTGGTGACGGCGTTGCAGGCGGCGTGGTCGGCGATTGCGACGACGCCGGTACCGGTCGACGATCCCGAGGCGGGACGGTTCCGTGCAGACCATCTGCGTCTGGCACTGGACGCCGCGGTGCGCGCGGGTTACGACACCGACACGGTCGCGGCGATTGCGGGCGGCCTGCTCGGCGCTGCGTACGGGGCCTCGGCGGTTCCGGGTGCTTGGCGACGTCTGCTGCACGGGTGGCCGGGCATGTATGCGCACGGCCTGGTGGCGCTGGCAACGGGGATCGAACGCAAGGGCGAGCCGGACGGTTTCGACTTTTCCTACCCTGGTTCGCCAGTCGACACCTTCGCGCGGCACCCGTATGACGACCGCGTGCTGCTCGGCGGCATCGGCGTCCTCCGGAATCTGCCGAACGACGTCGATGCGGTGGTGTCGCTGTGCCGGCTCACCGACGAAGACATGCGTACCGACATGCCGCACATCGAGGTGCGGCTGATCGATCAGCCTGACAGCGACGAGAACCCGCATCTGGATTTCATGCTGCTGGATACCGTGCGACTCGTCGAGAAATTACGGCACGAGGGGCGCACAGTGCTGGTGCACTGCGTCGGCGCCTACAGCCGCACACCGACCGTCGCGGCGTTGTACGGGTCGCGCCTGCGGGCGGTCGACGTGGAAGAGGCAGTTCGGGATGTGACGGCCGCGTTGCCGGGCGCGCATCCGAACCGAGCGTTCCGGGAGGCGCTACGGCGGCTGCAGTACGCGGTGTGA
- a CDS encoding DUF732 domain-containing protein — protein MRGRGGIAGALAVCGAVALSTPAHADQYDFIAQLDNMGVYYSSMVDMIDIGKELCHELRFGVPPPAVLAKLQRTGFAPAESAIVLLSAVNTMCLDAKPAVVEWARDMGYTQPL, from the coding sequence ATGCGCGGACGTGGGGGAATTGCAGGAGCGCTCGCGGTGTGCGGGGCGGTGGCGTTGTCGACTCCGGCGCACGCCGACCAGTACGACTTCATCGCGCAGCTCGACAACATGGGTGTCTACTACAGCTCGATGGTCGACATGATCGACATCGGCAAGGAGCTCTGTCACGAGCTGCGCTTCGGGGTGCCGCCGCCGGCCGTGCTGGCCAAGCTGCAGCGGACGGGCTTCGCGCCGGCGGAGTCGGCGATCGTGCTGCTGTCGGCGGTGAACACCATGTGCCTGGATGCCAAGCCGGCGGTCGTCGAGTGGGCACGCGACATGGGCTACACCCAACCGCTGTAA
- a CDS encoding nuclease-related domain-containing DEAD/DEAH box helicase — translation MTITPNETPRLANPAERKVYQALIEQLEPNDLLMPGQRVTDHLKDHEVDFVVAIEGAGIVCIEVKGGEVWHDGEGWRQIRGGRQHTIEPVRQAREACYALRDFIEKDPRWTQGRLRWDHVVVLPNVELPADFGLPECPRWKVIDRTDLPKLVDKLRYVLIGQELDRPLLSQAGIDQLGAALSGRGLPQRDVVARALANEDAADALTEHQAVILDAIRLLNRVEVRGGAGSGKTFLAMEQARRLAQRGQRVALVCYSHGLASYLERIAATWPRRQQPAYVGEFHALGVQWGAPEGPDEALRTEEAGKFWEHDLPLQMAEIAAQLEPGHRFDSIVVDEAQDFADAWWDPLLAALKDPVDGGLYVFTDEGQRVFDRYGAPPVPLVPLILDHNLRNTRQIANAFQPLVDHPMRYLGGEGPAVTFVACNREDALDAGDDQVDLLLEQGWRPEDVALLTTGSRHPEQAERQKDGNTAYWDTFWDTDQVFYGHVLGFKGLERRCVVLVVNETSKFERSRERLYVGLSRARDQLVVCGDPHFIREVGGADLARRLNLPPA, via the coding sequence ATGACCATCACTCCGAACGAGACGCCGCGCCTGGCCAATCCGGCCGAGCGCAAGGTCTACCAAGCGCTTATCGAGCAGCTCGAGCCCAACGATCTCCTCATGCCGGGACAACGGGTCACCGACCACCTCAAAGACCACGAGGTCGACTTCGTCGTCGCGATCGAGGGCGCCGGCATCGTCTGCATCGAAGTCAAGGGCGGCGAGGTCTGGCACGACGGCGAGGGCTGGCGCCAGATCCGCGGCGGCCGCCAACACACCATCGAACCGGTCCGCCAGGCCCGCGAAGCCTGTTACGCGCTGCGCGACTTCATCGAGAAGGACCCTCGCTGGACACAGGGCCGGCTCCGCTGGGACCACGTCGTCGTCCTGCCCAACGTCGAGTTGCCCGCCGACTTCGGGCTGCCCGAATGCCCACGTTGGAAGGTCATCGATCGCACCGACCTCCCGAAGCTCGTCGACAAGCTCCGCTATGTCCTCATCGGCCAGGAACTCGACCGGCCGCTGCTGAGTCAAGCGGGTATCGATCAGCTCGGCGCCGCCCTGTCCGGCCGCGGTCTTCCGCAACGCGACGTCGTCGCCCGCGCCCTGGCCAACGAGGACGCCGCCGACGCGCTGACCGAACACCAGGCGGTCATCCTCGACGCCATCCGCTTGCTCAACCGCGTCGAGGTCCGCGGCGGCGCCGGCAGCGGCAAGACCTTCCTGGCGATGGAGCAGGCCCGCCGTCTCGCCCAGCGCGGTCAACGCGTCGCGCTGGTCTGCTACTCCCACGGCCTGGCGTCCTACCTTGAGCGGATCGCCGCCACCTGGCCTCGCCGCCAACAACCGGCGTACGTCGGCGAGTTCCACGCCCTCGGCGTGCAATGGGGCGCACCCGAAGGGCCCGACGAGGCGCTGCGGACCGAGGAGGCCGGCAAGTTCTGGGAACACGACCTCCCGCTCCAAATGGCCGAGATCGCAGCGCAACTCGAACCGGGTCATCGATTCGACTCGATCGTCGTCGATGAAGCACAGGACTTCGCCGACGCCTGGTGGGATCCGCTGCTCGCCGCCCTCAAGGACCCGGTCGACGGCGGCCTCTACGTCTTCACCGACGAAGGCCAGCGGGTCTTCGACCGGTACGGCGCACCGCCGGTACCCCTGGTGCCGCTGATCCTTGATCACAATTTGCGCAACACCCGCCAGATCGCCAACGCATTCCAGCCGCTGGTCGATCACCCGATGCGCTATCTCGGCGGTGAGGGGCCCGCCGTCACCTTTGTCGCCTGTAACCGTGAGGACGCGCTCGACGCCGGTGACGACCAGGTAGACCTTCTTCTCGAACAGGGTTGGCGCCCAGAAGATGTCGCGCTGCTGACCACCGGCAGCCGCCATCCGGAGCAGGCCGAACGGCAGAAGGACGGGAACACGGCGTACTGGGATACGTTCTGGGACACCGACCAGGTGTTCTACGGCCACGTTCTGGGCTTCAAGGGACTCGAACGCCGCTGTGTGGTTCTGGTGGTCAACGAGACAAGCAAGTTCGAACGATCCCGCGAACGGCTCTATGTCGGATTGTCCCGGGCCCGCGACCAACTCGTAGTGTGTGGCGATCCCCACTTCATCCGCGAGGTGGGCGGAGCGGACTTGGCACGTCGGCTGAACTTGCCTCCGGCCTAG
- a CDS encoding type II toxin-antitoxin system VapC family toxin: protein MTTDRPALGILDTSVFIANDRGRQLETPLLPDELATTVVTLAELNAGVLAARTSEIRARRLRTLDAVADMTALPVDEEAAQLWALLRVHLAEVGRRVRVNDLWIAAIAAAKHLPVVTQDEDFDALEGVAGLAIVRV from the coding sequence GTGACGACCGATCGGCCCGCGCTCGGCATCCTCGACACATCCGTCTTCATCGCCAACGACCGTGGGCGCCAACTGGAGACGCCGCTGCTTCCGGACGAGCTCGCCACGACCGTGGTGACCCTCGCTGAACTGAACGCGGGTGTGCTCGCGGCGCGGACATCCGAGATCCGGGCGCGTCGCCTCCGCACGTTGGATGCCGTCGCTGATATGACCGCGCTACCGGTCGACGAAGAGGCCGCTCAACTCTGGGCGCTGCTACGCGTACACCTGGCCGAGGTGGGGCGACGGGTCCGAGTCAATGACCTATGGATCGCTGCCATTGCAGCTGCCAAGCACCTGCCGGTCGTGACGCAGGATGAGGACTTCGATGCCCTCGAGGGTGTCGCGGGCCTCGCGATAGTCCGCGTCTAG